The genomic interval GTCGAAAAAAGGAATTTTAAAGATGAGTTCTTCGATCGCTTTAATTATGAACAATACGGAGGAAGCCCAATTCTAGGTGTTAATGCTCCAGTGATTATAGGCCACGGCATTTCAAGTCCGCGCGCTGTAAAAAACATGATCTTACTTTCGCGGTTAATGATAGAGTCTAACATCACAGATAAAATTAGGTCCGCTTTTAATTAAAATTAAAATGTCTAAAATTAATGCTGCTATAACGGCTGTTCATGGATACGTTCCTCCCTATGTGCTAACGAATAAAGAGTTAGAATCACTTGTCGATACAAACGACGAATGGATTACTACACGAACAGGAATTAAAGAACGACGGATATTAAAAGATCCGGAGAAAGCAACTTCCGATCTGGCGGTACCTGCTGTTCAAGGACTTCTTGAGAAACGGGGAATCGGTGCAGAAGAGATTGAACTTATTATATTTGCTACGGCTACTCCGGATATGGCATTCCCGGCCACAGCTAATATTCTTGCCGACAAAGTGGGTGCAATTAATGCCTGGGGCTATGATTTGCAAGCTGCCTGCTCTGGTTTTCTGTATGCACTGGCCACCGGAGCCCAGTACATCGAGTCTGGGAAGCATAAAAAAGTCTTAATAGTAGGTGGCGACAAAATGTCCTCGATTGTTGATTATACAGACAGAACTACTTGCATCTTATTTGGTGACGGTTGTGGCGCTGTACTTTTAGAGCCTAATGAGGAAGGGAACGGTGTTATTGACTCTGTCCTGAAAAGCAACGGCGCTGGAAGGCATTATCTATATCAAAAGTCCGGCGGTTCTTTGAACCCGGCAAGTCATGAGACCGTGGCCGCGCGTGAACACTTTATCTACCAGGAAGGCAAAGCCGTATTCAAATTTGCAGTAACGAACATGGCGGATGCGGCTGCAGAGGTGATGGAAAGAAATAGTCTCGCTGGGGATGATATTGCCTGGCTCGTTCCACATCAGGCGAATAAACGTATTATTGATGCTACTGCCAATAGAATGGGCATCGGTGAAGATAAAATCATGATCAACATCGACCGTTACGGAAATACAACAAACGGGACGATTCCACTCTGTTTATGGAACTGGGAAGACAAATTAAAAAAGGGAGATTCATTAATATTAGCTGCCTTCGGGGGTGGATTTACTTGGGGGTCGATTTACCTAAAATGGGCCTATTGATTCATTAGCTAATTTTCGCTATATTTAATTTATAACACTATTAAATCAAACAAAACTCGATGGATATCAAACAAATACAAGACCTGATTAAGTTTGTTGCCAAATCTGGCGTCAACGAGGTTTCAATCGAAGAACAAGACTTTAAGATTACGATTAAAACGAGTAAAGAGCCTACTTACGTAACGGCTGCGGTACCAGCTCCGGCGCCTGCTCCGGTTCAAAGTGCACCTGCTCCTGCTCAAACAGAGAATAAAGCTCCAGCGCAAGCTTCACAACCGAAAGATGACGATTCATCAAAATATGTGACGGTTAAATCACCGATGATTGGTACATTTTATCGCTCATCGGGCCCAGATAAACCGGCTTTTGTAAATGTAGGTGATTCCATCTCTCCGGGGCAAGTGGTTTGCATCGTTGAAGCAATGAAGCTTTTCAACGAAATTGAATCTGAAATAGCTGGAAAAATTGTAAAGGTTCTTGTTGATGACGCACAGCCAGTAGAATACGATCAGCCTTTATTCTTGGTGGACCCTAGTTAAATAAACGAAAATACATGATGTTTAAAAAAATACTCATTGCTAACCGTGGGGAAATTGCCTTGCGCATTATTCGCACATGTAGAGAAATGGGAATAAAAAGCGTTGCGGTTTATTCGACGGCGGACCGCGATAGCTTACACGTTCGCTTTGCCGATGAAGCTGTTTGTATTGGGCCACCCG from Pedobacter indicus carries:
- a CDS encoding beta-ketoacyl-ACP synthase III — encoded protein: MSKINAAITAVHGYVPPYVLTNKELESLVDTNDEWITTRTGIKERRILKDPEKATSDLAVPAVQGLLEKRGIGAEEIELIIFATATPDMAFPATANILADKVGAINAWGYDLQAACSGFLYALATGAQYIESGKHKKVLIVGGDKMSSIVDYTDRTTCILFGDGCGAVLLEPNEEGNGVIDSVLKSNGAGRHYLYQKSGGSLNPASHETVAAREHFIYQEGKAVFKFAVTNMADAAAEVMERNSLAGDDIAWLVPHQANKRIIDATANRMGIGEDKIMINIDRYGNTTNGTIPLCLWNWEDKLKKGDSLILAAFGGGFTWGSIYLKWAY
- the accB gene encoding acetyl-CoA carboxylase biotin carboxyl carrier protein, which gives rise to MDIKQIQDLIKFVAKSGVNEVSIEEQDFKITIKTSKEPTYVTAAVPAPAPAPVQSAPAPAQTENKAPAQASQPKDDDSSKYVTVKSPMIGTFYRSSGPDKPAFVNVGDSISPGQVVCIVEAMKLFNEIESEIAGKIVKVLVDDAQPVEYDQPLFLVDPS